Part of the Candidatus Bathyarchaeota archaeon genome, CATGTAAGGGTTGGTGAGGGCTTGGAGGAGGCGTTGAAGAGGGAGATGCGGGAAGAGTTAGGTATTAGAGTGAAGGGAGTTAAGTTTGTGTGTAAGAATTTTTATGTTGCGAGTAATGGGGAGAGGCAGAGTGCGTATTGTTTTCTTGTCACGGACTATGAGGGAGAGCCGGTTTGTAAGTCGGCTCAGGAGATTTTCTGGGAAGATAATATTGAAAACCTAAGCTTAGAGGTTG contains:
- a CDS encoding NUDIX domain-containing protein codes for the protein HVRVGEGLEEALKREMREELGIRVKGVKFVCKNFYVASNGERQSAYCFLVTDYEGEPVCKSAQEIFWEDNIENLSLEVDRKTIMKIRELRDNT